The following proteins are encoded in a genomic region of Gossypium hirsutum isolate 1008001.06 chromosome D05, Gossypium_hirsutum_v2.1, whole genome shotgun sequence:
- the LOC107905881 gene encoding uncharacterized protein, protein MFSSSLVSRSASSYSLIGEYIGMESCSGVGIDNQHQELCCGGGGVKDPENRGRKRKINFEREIPPPIPSLASAENQPWQSLWVLKRYYTSDGRLILREEKVRHHEYFRAHRSNGRLTLHLVMDCTHDIDHVEANEAQVQLDVKNINNDAQGGS, encoded by the coding sequence ATGTTTAGTTCAAGCCTTGTTTCAAGATCAGCTTCTTCCTATTCTTTGATCGGTGAATACATTGGCATGGAGAGTTGCTCTGGTGTCGGCATTGATAACCAACACCAAGAGCTTTGCTGCGGAGGTGGCGGTGTCAAGGATCCAGAAAATCGGGGTAGGAAGAGGAAGATTAATTTTGAGAGGGAAATTCCGCCGCCGATACCCTCGCTTGCTAGCGCCGAGAATCAGCCGTGGCAGTCGCTTTGGGTGCTTAAAAGGTATTATACTAGCGACGGACGGTTGATTCTCAGGGAAGAAAAAGTGAGACACCATGAATATTTCCGAGCTCATCGATCCAATGGTCGTTTAACGTTGCATCTCGTGATGGATTGCACCCACGACATTGATCATGTAGAAGCAAACGAGGCTCAAGTTCAACTCGatgttaaaaacattaataacgATGCCCAAGGTGGTTCATAA
- the LOC107900954 gene encoding uncharacterized protein isoform X2, with product MSKKASNCAICDNSNRASICAVCVNYRLNEYNSLLISLKSRREFLYSKLTEVLAAKGKTDDQLNWKIRQNEKLTCLKEKLRRSKEQLAQGKAKIERVSHDLKFNYGVLDSARAALEKNRVEQIKKYYPNLICTQSLGHMAITSERLHKQSVVIKQICKLFPQRRVNLEGGRKDGSSGQYDLICNARLPRGLDPHSVPSEELAASLGYMVQLLNLVVRNLAVPALHNSGFAGSCSRIWQRDSYWDACPSSRSNEYPLFIPRQNYCSASGDNSWTDRSSSNFGVASMESDKRFRLDSSGSSSFNCSSGSPHTAETHEDLQKGISLLKKTVACITAYCYNSLCLDFPTEASTFEAFSKLLATLSSTKEVRSVFSVKMACSRSSKQVQQLNKSVWNVNSAMSSSTLLESAHTLPLTFPFNWEVICMVGLCLLFILASKMNVCAFHICYSNSSINARYLCLT from the exons ATGTCCAAAAAAGCCAGCAACTGCGCAATTTGCGACAATTCAAATCGCGCATCCATTTGCGCCGTTTGCGTCAATTACAG ATTAAATGAATATAATTCTTTGTTAATATCGTTGAAAAGCCGTCGTgaatttttatattcaaaattaaccgaAGTGCTTGCCGCAAAG GGGAAAACTGATGATCAGCTGAATTGGAAAATTCGTCAAAACGAGAAGCTAACTTGCTTGAAAGAGAAGCTTCGTCGTAGTAAAGAACAATTAGCTCAAG GGAAAGCTAAGATTGAGAGGGTGTCTCATGACTTAAAGTTTAATTACGGAGTGCTTGATTCTGCTCGAGCTGCA TTGGAAAAGAATCGTGTGGAACAGATCAAAAAGTACTATCCCAACCTTATTTGCACGCAAAGCTTGGGGCAT ATGGCAATTACCTCGGAACGTCTTCATAAGCAGTCTGTGGTCATAAAACAGATATGCAAATTGTTTCCCCAACGTCGG GTAAATTTAGAGGGGGGAAGAAAAGATGGATCCAGTGGTCAGTATGATCTTATTTGCAATGCTCGCTTACCAAGAGGGCTTGATCCCCATTCTGTTCCATCAGAGGAGCTCGCTGCCTCGTTAGG ATACATGGTGCAACTTCTGAATCTTGTTGTTCGTAACTTGGCTGTTCCTGCACTTCATAACTCAGGTTTTGCG GGGTCTTGCTCACGAATATGGCAACGAGATTCTTATTGGGATGCATGCCCGTCTTCTCGAAG CAATGAATATCCACTTTTTATACCTCGCCAAAATTATTGCTCTGCTAGTGGGGATAATTCATGGACAGATAGAAGCTCTAGTAATTTTGGTGTTGCTTCAATGGAATCTGATAAAAGATTCCGTCTGGATTCATCTGGAAGTAGTAGCTTCAATTGTTCTTCTGGTTCTCCCCACACTGCTGAAACACATGAGGACTTGCAGAAAGGGATATCTCTTCTGAAGAAAACTGTGGCATGCATTACCGCTTACTGCTACAACTCACTCTGTTTAGATTTTCCTACTGAGGCATCTACTTTTGAAGCATTTTCTAAATTACTGGCCACACTATCTTCAACCAAGGAAGTTCGATCTGTTTTTTCGGTGAAGATGGCTTGTTCAAG GTCAAGCAAGCAAGTCCAGCAGCTTAACAAATCTGTATGGAATGTGAATTCTGCCATGTCATCGAGCACGTTATTGGAGAGTGCACACACGCTTCCTTTGACG TTTCCATTCAATTGGGAAGTCATTTGCATGGTTGGATTATGCCTATTATTCATACTAGCTTCGAAAATGAATGTATGTGCTTTTCACATATGTTACTCGAACTCAAGTATTAATGCCAGATATTTATGTCTGACATGA
- the LOC107900954 gene encoding uncharacterized protein isoform X1 — MSKKASNCAICDNSNRASICAVCVNYRLNEYNSLLISLKSRREFLYSKLTEVLAAKGKTDDQLNWKIRQNEKLTCLKEKLRRSKEQLAQGKAKIERVSHDLKFNYGVLDSARAALEKNRVEQIKKYYPNLICTQSLGHMAITSERLHKQSVVIKQICKLFPQRRVNLEGGRKDGSSGQYDLICNARLPRGLDPHSVPSEELAASLGYMVQLLNLVVRNLAVPALHNSGFAGSCSRIWQRDSYWDACPSSRSNEYPLFIPRQNYCSASGDNSWTDRSSSNFGVASMESDKRFRLDSSGSSSFNCSSGSPHTAETHEDLQKGISLLKKTVACITAYCYNSLCLDFPTEASTFEAFSKLLATLSSTKEVRSVFSVKMACSRSSKQVQQLNKSVWNVNSAMSSSTLLESAHTLPLTKNFSDSNLRSSAASFLFATEMSDTRKNENSIDEWDLVEHPTFPPPPSETEDVEHWTRAMFIDATKR; from the exons ATGTCCAAAAAAGCCAGCAACTGCGCAATTTGCGACAATTCAAATCGCGCATCCATTTGCGCCGTTTGCGTCAATTACAG ATTAAATGAATATAATTCTTTGTTAATATCGTTGAAAAGCCGTCGTgaatttttatattcaaaattaaccgaAGTGCTTGCCGCAAAG GGGAAAACTGATGATCAGCTGAATTGGAAAATTCGTCAAAACGAGAAGCTAACTTGCTTGAAAGAGAAGCTTCGTCGTAGTAAAGAACAATTAGCTCAAG GGAAAGCTAAGATTGAGAGGGTGTCTCATGACTTAAAGTTTAATTACGGAGTGCTTGATTCTGCTCGAGCTGCA TTGGAAAAGAATCGTGTGGAACAGATCAAAAAGTACTATCCCAACCTTATTTGCACGCAAAGCTTGGGGCAT ATGGCAATTACCTCGGAACGTCTTCATAAGCAGTCTGTGGTCATAAAACAGATATGCAAATTGTTTCCCCAACGTCGG GTAAATTTAGAGGGGGGAAGAAAAGATGGATCCAGTGGTCAGTATGATCTTATTTGCAATGCTCGCTTACCAAGAGGGCTTGATCCCCATTCTGTTCCATCAGAGGAGCTCGCTGCCTCGTTAGG ATACATGGTGCAACTTCTGAATCTTGTTGTTCGTAACTTGGCTGTTCCTGCACTTCATAACTCAGGTTTTGCG GGGTCTTGCTCACGAATATGGCAACGAGATTCTTATTGGGATGCATGCCCGTCTTCTCGAAG CAATGAATATCCACTTTTTATACCTCGCCAAAATTATTGCTCTGCTAGTGGGGATAATTCATGGACAGATAGAAGCTCTAGTAATTTTGGTGTTGCTTCAATGGAATCTGATAAAAGATTCCGTCTGGATTCATCTGGAAGTAGTAGCTTCAATTGTTCTTCTGGTTCTCCCCACACTGCTGAAACACATGAGGACTTGCAGAAAGGGATATCTCTTCTGAAGAAAACTGTGGCATGCATTACCGCTTACTGCTACAACTCACTCTGTTTAGATTTTCCTACTGAGGCATCTACTTTTGAAGCATTTTCTAAATTACTGGCCACACTATCTTCAACCAAGGAAGTTCGATCTGTTTTTTCGGTGAAGATGGCTTGTTCAAG GTCAAGCAAGCAAGTCCAGCAGCTTAACAAATCTGTATGGAATGTGAATTCTGCCATGTCATCGAGCACGTTATTGGAGAGTGCACACACGCTTCCTTTGACG AAAAACTTCTCTGATAGCAACCTTCGTAGTTCGGCTGCCAGTTTTCTTTTTGCCACTGAAATGTCTGATACTAGGAAGAATGAAAACTCAATTGATGAATGGGATCTTGTGGAGCATCCAACGTTCCCCCCTCCACCATCAGAAACTGAGGATGTCGAGCATTGGACTCGAGCCATGTTTATTGATGCTACAAAGCGATGA
- the LOC107900984 gene encoding uncharacterized protein, protein MERSEPALVPEWLRSTGTVTGGGNSAHHFTSSSSNSDVSSLLHHGRHRNSRNISDFRSPRSAFLDRTCSLNSGRSSRNVSAKHAYSSFSRSHRDKDRERDKERTSFGDHWDRYCSEPLESILTSRVEKLGGISTSRLVEPLPRRIVVDSRDNGNSNHNISNGLHSGGTIGSSIPKAVFEKDFPSLGTEERQGVPEMVRVSSPGLSSASQSLPVGNSALIDGEGWTSALAEVPSVVGSSSTGTLSASQPASTSGSGASSISSSLNMAEALAQAPSRTRTPPMLSVNTQRREELAIKQSRQLIPVTPSMPKGSVLNSADKSKAKPAARISETNVAVKSGPQPQPLTHQGNQSLHGGHVKSDMPKTSGKLLVLKPGWENGVSSPTQKDIASSATITNNRVTTSQHAVAPIKSAPARNSNSPKLSSGELKAASINPIAGFTVEKRPSLAQTQSRNDFFNLLKKKTSTNTSAGLSDPDPHISTSTTEKTEVTKEVDGASATAHADENGTAAASNGDTCSDDGEKNMSATAMVYPDEEEAAFLRSLGWEENTGEDEGLTEEEINAFYQEYMKLRPSLKVCRGMQPKLSQSFANNLDGASELSSSDSGSET, encoded by the exons ATGGAAAGAAGTGAACCTGCATTAGTTCCAGAATGGCTGAGAAGTACTGGCACTGTTACTGGGGGTGGCAATTCAGCCCACCACTTTACTTCCTCTTCTTCTAACTCAG ATGTTTCTTCTTTGCTGCATCATGGGAGACATAGAAATTCTAGGAATATAAGTGATTTCCGTTCCCCTCGTTCAGCATTTTTGGATCGGACTTGTTCGTTGAATTCAGGGAGGAGTTCTAGAAATGTTTCTGCAAAACATGCTTACAGTAGCTTTAGTAGGAGTCACCGTGATAAGGATCGAGAAAGGGATAAAGAGAGGACAAGCTTTGGGGACCATTGGGACCGTTATTGCTCGGAACCTTTAGAAAGTATCTTAACCAGTAGGGTTGAGAAATTAGGAGGTATCTCCACCAGTAGGCTGGTTGAGCCTTTGCCACGAAGGATAGTAGTGGACTCTAGAGATAATGGTAACAGTAACCATAACATTAGCAATGGTCTGCATTCTGGGGGTACTATCGGGAGTAGCATCCCCAAGGCTGTGTTTGAGAAAGATTTTCCTTCACTTGGAACTGAAGAGAGGCAAGGGGTTCCTGAGATGGTTAGAGTTTCCTCTCCTGGTTTGAGCTCAGCTTCTCAGAGTTTGCCTGTTGGTAATTCAGCTTTGATTGATGGAGAAGGATGGACCTCAGCTTTGGCAGAAGTGCCCAGTGTAGTTGGAAGTAGTAGCACAGGTACCTTGTCCGCCTCACAACCTGCTTCCACCTCAGGTTCTGGGGCTTCAAGCATCTCATCTAGTCTTAATATGGCTGAAGCACTAGCACAGGCTCCTTCACGAACCCGTACTCCTCCCATG ttaTCTGTCAACACACAAAGGCGCGAGGAACTGGCTATTAAGCAATCAAGGCAACTAATACCAGTGACGCCTTCTATGCCTAAGGGTTCT GTTCTAAATTCAGCAGATAAATCAAAAGCCAAACCTGCAGCCAGAATAAGTGAGACAAATGTAGCTGTCAAGAGTGGACCGCAGCCACAACCTTTGACTCATCAAGGTAATCAGTCTCTTCATGGTGGACATGTCAAGTCCGATATGCCAAAGACATCTGGGAAGCTTTTGGTTCTCAAACCAGGATGGGAGAATGGGGTCTCGTCTCCTACTCAAAAAGATATTGCTAGTTCAGCAACAATCACAAACAACAGGGTTACTACTAGCCAACATGCTGTTGCTCCTATTAAATCTGCTCCTGCAAGAAACTCAAACAGCCCCAAGCTTTCTTCTGGGGAACTCAAGGCAGCTTCCATTAATCCAATAGCTGGGTTCACTGTGGAAAAGAGACCTTCTTTGGCTCAAACCCAGAGccgaaatgatttttttaatctcCTGAAGAAGAAGACCTCAACAAACACTTCTGCTGGTCTTTCAGATCCGGATCCTCATATTTCAACTTCCACTACAGAGAAAACTGAAGTTACAAAGGAAGTAGACGGGGCTTCTGCAACTGCTCATGCTGATGAGAATGGTACTGCAGCTGCTAGCAATGGTGACACCTGTTCTGATGATGGGGAAAAGAACATGAGTGCTACTGCTATGGTTTATCCTGATGAGGAAGAGGCTGCATTCCTTCGTTCTCTTGGTTGGGAAGAAAATACTGGTGAGGATGAAGGGCTTACGGAAGAGGAGATTAATGCTTTTTATCAGGAG TACATGAAACTGAGGCCATCTCTGAAAGTTTGCCGTGGCATGCaaccaaagctatctcaatctttTGCAAACAATTTGGATGGAGCTTCTGAATTGAGTTCATCCGACTCAGGGTCTGAAACTTGA
- the LOC107900991 gene encoding uncharacterized protein has product MAKVSKVRKSDSQHKRVPYPLPSHPKRAGKGSRKKRCSKALEKKDWEAAKCSVCLEFPHNAVLLLCSSYDKGCRPYMCATSKRFSNCLEQYKKAYTKVTSVDSMDVEQPTEKMEVPELLCPLCRGQVKGWTVVEPVRKYLNRKKRSCMQDKCSFVGTYKELKKHVRTKHPLARPRAVDPVLEEKWKKLENERERNDVISTIMSSTPGAMVLGDYVIDPGYHDIYADEYGSDDSFDDPFDDGFIHLDSSVRLRGRFLDYDLFDDDDFGMHRPFRAVSPVTRTWPARFLGSMGLRRIPRVRGRNGNR; this is encoded by the coding sequence ATGGCGAAAGTTAGCAAAGTGCGGAAGTCTGATTCTCAGCATAAAAGAGTGCCTTATCCATTGCCCTCTCATCCTAAGAGGGCTGGAAAAGGTTCCAGAAAGAAGAGATGTTCCAAAGCTTTGGAGAAGAAAGATTGGGAAGCTGCAAAATGTTCCGTTTGTCTGGAGTTCCCACACAATGCCGTTCTCCTCCTTTGTTCCTCTTACGATAAGGGTTGCCGCCCTTACATGTGTGCGACTAGCAAGCGGTTTTCCAATTGTCTTGAGCAATACAAGAAAGCCTACACTAAAGTAACATCAGTTGACTCAATGGATGTGGAGCAACCCACTGAAAAGATGGAAGTGCCAGAGCTTCTATGCCCGCTCTGCCGAGGACAAGTTAAGGGCTGGACAGTGGTAGAACCTGTACGGAAATATCTAAATCGGAAAAAAAGGTCATGTATGCAAGACAAGTGCTCGTTTGTTGGAACTTACAAAGAGCTTAAGAAACATGTTAGGACAAAGCACCCACTGGCACGACCTCGAGCAGTAGACCCTGTACttgaagaaaaatggaaaaagcTTGAAAACGAGAGAGAGCGAAATGATGTGATCAGTACAATTATGTCATCAACGCCAGGAGCAATGGTGTTGGGTGATTATGTGATTGATCCGGGCTATCATGATATCTATGCTGATGAATATGGTTCAGATGATTCTTTTGATGACCCTTTCGATGATGGCTTTATTCATCTAGATTCATCCGTTCGCTTGCGTGGTAGATTCTTGGATTATGACTTATTTGATGATGATGACTTTGGGATGCACCGTCCTTTCCGTGCTGTTTCCCCAGTAACCCGCACTTGGCCTGCTCGCTTTTTGGGGTCAATGGGACTAAGGCGAATCCCTAGGGTCCGAGGACGTAATGGAAACCGATAA